The following coding sequences are from one Candidatus Zixiibacteriota bacterium window:
- a CDS encoding sigma-54-dependent Fis family transcriptional regulator: MSKSGQILIVDDDRMVLEAMLESFTDDYAVLTALSGQEALERIKEHPEIDTIILDIRMARMDGLKAANLIKDIAPEIPIIFHTGFAGNYSEEDIDRDYHPFDFIGKNEPPSRLRRAVKNAVQYHRLGNTGSDLIDAARERYGMVGKSRDMRQIYQRIEQIGPTTSKVMILGPTGSGKELVARALHARSRRADREMMVVNCSQKDPTMVESELFGHTEGSFTGAVANRVGYFEAADGSTLFLDEIGELDPATQAKILRAIEYGEVTPVGTCVKRSVDVRVICATHLDLEEQVRSGAFRMDLYYRLKGVTIRLPALRERREDIPELLDYFIERTCRINGVGLKVFEPSARALLVEFDWPGNVRQLSDTVESLIQLSPGYYITYHDVANHLGYESSAAPNGNSGLAEQVWEFKRMKIVQALDRARGNVIAAGEELKIDPANLRKMIKRLNIES, encoded by the coding sequence GTGTCTAAGAGCGGACAGATTCTCATCGTCGACGACGACCGCATGGTTCTCGAGGCCATGCTGGAATCGTTCACCGATGATTACGCTGTCCTCACCGCGCTCTCCGGCCAGGAGGCGCTCGAGCGGATCAAAGAGCACCCCGAGATCGACACCATCATCCTCGACATCCGCATGGCCCGCATGGACGGCCTGAAAGCCGCCAACCTCATCAAGGACATCGCCCCCGAAATCCCGATCATCTTCCACACCGGGTTTGCGGGAAATTACTCGGAGGAGGATATCGACCGCGACTACCACCCCTTCGACTTCATCGGCAAGAACGAACCACCCTCGCGTCTCCGGCGGGCGGTCAAGAACGCCGTGCAGTACCACCGTCTGGGCAACACGGGAAGCGACTTGATCGATGCGGCGCGAGAGCGCTACGGTATGGTGGGGAAGTCGCGCGACATGCGCCAGATCTACCAGCGGATCGAGCAGATCGGCCCGACCACGTCGAAAGTCATGATCCTCGGCCCCACCGGGAGCGGCAAAGAGCTGGTCGCCCGCGCCCTCCATGCCCGGAGCCGCCGCGCCGACCGGGAGATGATGGTCGTCAACTGCAGCCAGAAAGACCCGACCATGGTCGAGTCCGAACTCTTCGGCCACACCGAGGGGTCGTTCACCGGGGCGGTGGCCAACCGCGTCGGGTATTTCGAAGCCGCCGACGGGAGCACGCTGTTCCTCGATGAGATCGGCGAACTCGATCCCGCCACCCAGGCGAAAATCCTCCGCGCTATCGAGTATGGCGAGGTCACCCCGGTGGGCACCTGCGTGAAGCGCAGTGTCGACGTCCGCGTCATCTGCGCCACCCACCTCGACCTCGAGGAACAGGTGCGCAGCGGCGCTTTCCGGATGGATCTCTACTACCGCCTCAAAGGCGTGACGATCCGCCTGCCCGCGCTCCGGGAACGCCGGGAGGACATTCCCGAGCTCCTCGACTACTTCATCGAGCGGACCTGCCGGATCAACGGGGTCGGCCTGAAAGTGTTCGAGCCGTCGGCCCGCGCCCTCCTCGTCGAATTCGACTGGCCCGGCAATGTCCGGCAGCTCTCCGACACGGTGGAGTCGCTCATTCAACTTTCGCCCGGTTACTACATCACCTACCACGACGTGGCCAACCACCTCGGGTACGAGAGCAGCGCCGCCCCCAACGGAAACTCCGGCCTGGCCGAACAGGTATGGGAATTCAAGCGGATGAAGATCGTGCAGGCGCTCGACCGGGCGCGCGGGAACGTGATCGCGGCCGGTGAGGAGCTCAAGATCGATCCGGCCAACCTGCGCAAGATGATCAAGCGCCTTAACATCGAGTCGTGA